Proteins encoded together in one Sinorhizobium meliloti window:
- a CDS encoding N-acetyltransferase, which produces MKKHDLVYLTEDASHDAAIEIINEEAFGPGRFTRAAARIREQGPHDRALSFICADNGETIASVRMTPVTAGSVKGHLLGPLAVRPSHKNQGIGRELVRIAVEAARRKGTEAVILVGDPPYYQPLGFEKVRHGALQFPGPVDPARVLVVPVAPDVHARLEGVIAWRNDGAACLTARTEAQGAAA; this is translated from the coding sequence ATGAAAAAGCACGATCTCGTCTATCTGACCGAAGACGCATCCCACGACGCAGCCATCGAAATCATCAATGAAGAGGCGTTCGGGCCGGGTCGCTTCACCCGCGCCGCCGCGCGGATTCGCGAGCAGGGACCCCATGACCGGGCGCTCTCCTTCATCTGCGCCGATAACGGCGAAACGATCGCGTCGGTCCGGATGACGCCGGTAACGGCCGGTTCGGTGAAAGGACATCTGCTCGGCCCGCTTGCCGTCCGGCCCTCGCACAAGAACCAGGGCATCGGCCGGGAACTCGTCCGTATTGCAGTCGAAGCGGCGCGCCGCAAGGGCACCGAAGCGGTTATCCTCGTCGGCGATCCGCCTTATTACCAGCCGCTCGGTTTCGAGAAGGTACGCCACGGCGCGCTCCAATTCCCGGGTCCCGTCGATCCCGCGAGGGTTCTCGTCGTGCCGGTCGCGCCGGACGTTCACGCCCGGCTTGAAGGCGTGATCGCCTGGCGGAATGACGGCGCCGCCTGCCTCACTGCGCGCACGGAGGCGCAAGGGGCGGCTGCCTGA
- a CDS encoding glutathione S-transferase family protein: protein MGRLVNGVWQDVWYDTRATNGHFKRSESQFRNWITADGSPGPSGEGGFEAEAGRYHLYVSLACPWAHRTLIFRKLKKLEDLISLSIVDPLMLANGWEFKGEDREGEERKGENGGTADHLFGSRMLWEVYLRADSVYSGRVTVPVLWDKRKNTIVSNESAEIIRMFNSAFDRLTGSTADFCPQDLRPEIDALNARIYDAVNNGVYKAGFATSQAAYEESVAALFSMLDELENRLASKRYLTGDRLTEADWRLFTTLVRFDPVYVGHFKCNIRRIADYPNLYGYLRELYQVPGVAETVNMHHIKQHYYRSHTTINPTGIVPVGPVLDLGAPHGRDNL from the coding sequence ATGGGTAGGCTCGTGAATGGCGTCTGGCAGGATGTCTGGTACGACACGCGTGCGACGAACGGTCATTTCAAGCGCAGCGAATCGCAGTTCCGCAACTGGATCACGGCAGATGGATCGCCCGGCCCTTCCGGCGAAGGCGGCTTCGAGGCCGAAGCGGGCCGCTATCATCTCTATGTGTCCCTTGCCTGCCCCTGGGCGCACCGCACGCTGATCTTCCGCAAGCTCAAGAAGCTCGAAGACCTCATCTCGCTTTCCATCGTCGACCCGCTAATGCTGGCCAACGGCTGGGAATTCAAGGGAGAGGATCGGGAGGGCGAGGAACGCAAGGGCGAGAACGGCGGCACCGCCGATCACCTCTTCGGCTCGCGCATGCTCTGGGAAGTCTATCTGCGCGCCGACTCGGTCTATTCCGGCCGGGTGACGGTGCCGGTCCTCTGGGATAAGCGGAAGAACACGATCGTCTCGAACGAGTCCGCCGAAATCATCCGCATGTTCAACTCGGCCTTCGATCGTCTGACCGGCTCGACGGCAGATTTCTGCCCGCAAGATCTGCGTCCCGAAATCGACGCGCTCAATGCGCGTATCTACGACGCGGTCAACAACGGGGTCTACAAGGCCGGCTTCGCAACCAGCCAGGCGGCCTATGAGGAGAGCGTCGCCGCCCTCTTCTCCATGCTGGACGAACTGGAGAACCGCCTCGCGTCGAAGCGCTATCTCACGGGAGACCGCCTGACCGAAGCCGATTGGCGGCTCTTCACGACACTCGTCCGTTTCGATCCGGTCTATGTCGGTCATTTCAAATGCAACATCCGCCGCATTGCTGACTATCCGAATCTCTACGGCTATCTGCGCGAGCTCTACCAGGTGCCGGGCGTCGCCGAGACGGTCAATATGCACCACATCAAGCAGCACTATTACCGCAGCCATACGACGATCAATCCGACGGGCATCGTGCCGGTGGGTCCGGTGCTCGACCTTGGAGCGCCGCACGGGCGGGATAACCTCTGA
- a CDS encoding NUDIX domain-containing protein, whose product MDESRGPEMPSWRLRFLTRFAHVYFALARGMTLGVRAACFDGEGRVFLVRHSYLPGWHLPGGGLDRNETAVEGLARELREEGNLVLTTAPLLFQVYYNRRTSKRDHVIFFRCDNVRQERPKRADLEIAAAGFFPLDDLPADTTPATRRRLAELAGSAAPDTFW is encoded by the coding sequence ATGGACGAGAGCCGCGGGCCGGAGATGCCCTCCTGGCGGCTCCGCTTTCTGACGCGGTTTGCCCATGTTTATTTCGCCCTGGCCCGCGGCATGACGCTCGGCGTGCGGGCTGCCTGTTTCGATGGTGAGGGGCGGGTCTTTCTCGTAAGGCATTCCTATCTGCCGGGCTGGCATCTTCCCGGCGGCGGACTCGACCGCAACGAGACTGCGGTGGAGGGCCTGGCCCGCGAACTCAGGGAGGAGGGCAACCTCGTGCTGACGACGGCACCGCTGCTCTTTCAGGTCTACTACAACCGGCGCACCAGCAAGCGCGATCACGTCATCTTCTTCCGCTGCGATAATGTCCGCCAGGAGCGGCCGAAGCGTGCGGATCTCGAAATCGCCGCGGCGGGCTTCTTTCCGCTCGACGACCTTCCGGCGGACACGACGCCTGCGACCCGGCGCCGGCTGGCGGAGCTCGCTGGAAGCGCGGCGCCCGATACGTTCTGGTAG
- a CDS encoding metallophosphoesterase family protein, which translates to MFKLAHISDVHLGPLPDLSLRELASKRITGFVNWHRNRVRHLFPGTLDCLMQDIEVRNPDHLAITGDLVNLASSLEIEAVTEWLAEAGDPNEISVVPGNHDAYVPGAYEKITHAWYPFMRGDDGPSGWMKKHACFPYMRVRGRVALIGCSTAVATPPFAASGYFGPRQARATVNLLRQAGEAGLFRIVMIHHPPIRGATSMHKRMIGIRRFAATISAGGAELVLHGHTHLNTLHWLKGHTGPVPVVGIASASQGPGGSKPVAAYNLFSVDGEPGDWRLTRERYAINPDATGVVLAETTYF; encoded by the coding sequence ATGTTCAAACTTGCGCATATATCCGATGTCCACCTGGGGCCTTTGCCCGATCTCTCCCTCCGCGAACTCGCCTCCAAGCGGATCACCGGTTTCGTCAACTGGCACAGGAACAGGGTGCGCCATCTCTTTCCCGGGACCCTCGACTGCCTGATGCAGGACATCGAGGTGCGCAATCCGGATCACCTGGCGATCACCGGAGATCTCGTCAACCTCGCCTCTTCGCTGGAGATCGAGGCGGTTACCGAATGGCTCGCGGAAGCGGGCGACCCCAATGAAATCTCGGTGGTTCCGGGCAACCACGACGCCTACGTGCCCGGCGCATACGAGAAGATCACGCATGCATGGTATCCCTTCATGCGCGGCGACGACGGCCCCAGCGGCTGGATGAAGAAGCATGCCTGCTTTCCCTATATGCGGGTGCGCGGCAGGGTGGCGCTCATCGGCTGCTCGACGGCCGTGGCCACGCCCCCTTTCGCCGCGAGCGGCTATTTCGGGCCGCGACAGGCGCGCGCGACGGTCAACCTCCTTCGCCAGGCCGGCGAAGCCGGATTGTTCCGCATCGTCATGATCCATCACCCGCCGATTCGCGGCGCGACCTCGATGCACAAGCGCATGATCGGCATCCGCCGTTTCGCTGCCACCATCTCCGCCGGCGGGGCCGAGCTGGTTCTGCACGGCCACACGCATCTCAATACGCTCCACTGGCTCAAGGGGCATACCGGGCCGGTGCCGGTCGTCGGCATCGCATCCGCCTCGCAGGGTCCCGGAGGCAGCAAGCCCGTCGCCGCCTATAATCTCTTTTCCGTCGACGGTGAGCCCGGAGACTGGCGGCTGACCCGGGAGCGCTACGCGATCAACCCGGACGCGACCGGCGTGGTGCTCGCCGAAACGACGTATTTCTGA
- a CDS encoding RNA polymerase sigma factor, which yields MRPAAEMKDFRRDLVSLLPKLRRFAITLARNANDADDLVQEVCERAIARGHLWNGEGRLESWVYAMTRNLWVDEIRKRKVRSAGAVDVFEREEPHVEATAEKAAYANQVQKMILSMPEGLASVFLLVNVEGHSYRETAEILGIPVGTVMSRLSTARLRLAAMLSENTERRA from the coding sequence ATGCGCCCAGCGGCAGAAATGAAGGATTTCAGACGGGATTTGGTCAGCCTGCTGCCCAAACTGCGCCGCTTCGCGATCACGCTGGCCCGCAATGCCAATGATGCCGACGATCTCGTCCAGGAAGTTTGCGAGCGGGCAATCGCGCGCGGTCACCTTTGGAACGGCGAAGGCCGGCTGGAAAGCTGGGTCTATGCGATGACCCGCAATCTCTGGGTGGACGAAATCCGCAAGCGCAAGGTGCGCAGCGCCGGTGCGGTCGACGTTTTCGAGCGGGAAGAACCGCACGTCGAAGCAACAGCCGAAAAGGCCGCCTATGCCAATCAGGTGCAGAAGATGATCCTGTCGATGCCGGAGGGACTGGCAAGCGTCTTCCTCCTCGTCAATGTCGAAGGCCACAGCTACCGGGAAACGGCGGAGATCCTCGGCATCCCCGTCGGTACGGTCATGAGCAGGCTGTCGACTGCGCGGCTCAGGCTCGCGGCCATGTTGTCCGAAAATACGGAAAGGAGGGCCTGA
- a CDS encoding anti-sigma factor family protein, translating to MLQTKGLALEVRLSAYIDGELAESEKSELDALLARDDEARALLDKLKSGSAFGNGAFENFLHDPVPLALVRQIKQGPGINPKSERVTTASLPRRSARIWPRILAASTALFLLGGAAGFILGSATDFAEPMNQADDRPWIDDIVGSHRIYSRQKEHLVEVPGTQAAEIETWLAASVGVSFAVPDLARKGLSFEGARLLAANGRPVAQLVYRDREGEVFTICFLKQGDAQQSGEFTETIRGDLGLISWQRESVSFVMIGPSSDPALQDLAETVAANI from the coding sequence TTGCTGCAAACGAAGGGGCTGGCGCTCGAGGTGCGGTTGTCCGCCTATATCGACGGCGAACTCGCAGAAAGCGAAAAATCCGAGCTTGACGCTCTTCTCGCCCGCGACGACGAGGCAAGGGCATTGCTCGACAAGCTCAAGTCGGGCAGCGCCTTCGGCAACGGGGCTTTCGAAAACTTCCTCCATGATCCGGTGCCGCTGGCGCTGGTGCGCCAGATAAAGCAAGGCCCCGGCATCAACCCGAAATCGGAGCGGGTAACGACGGCCAGCCTTCCAAGACGAAGCGCTCGCATCTGGCCGCGCATCCTCGCCGCTTCCACCGCCCTTTTCCTGCTCGGCGGAGCCGCCGGCTTCATTCTCGGCAGCGCCACGGACTTCGCCGAGCCGATGAACCAGGCCGATGACCGCCCCTGGATCGATGATATCGTCGGGTCTCACCGCATCTATTCGCGCCAGAAGGAGCATCTGGTCGAGGTGCCGGGAACGCAGGCGGCCGAGATCGAGACCTGGCTTGCCGCAAGCGTCGGCGTGAGCTTCGCTGTCCCCGATCTCGCCCGCAAGGGATTATCCTTCGAAGGGGCGAGGCTCCTTGCCGCCAACGGCAGGCCGGTTGCCCAGCTCGTCTATCGCGACCGGGAGGGAGAGGTCTTCACCATCTGCTTTCTCAAGCAAGGCGACGCGCAACAATCCGGCGAATTCACCGAAACCATCCGCGGCGACCTCGGCTTGATATCGTGGCAACGGGAAAGCGTCTCATTCGTGATGATCGGTCCGTCTTCCGACCCCGCTCTGCAGGACCTTGCCGAAACGGTGGCGGCGAACATTTGA
- a CDS encoding substrate-binding domain-containing protein, translated as MLLPVGGNQFLSNLAHQIEDFCRRLPLVASYRVHRLEDARPQSLLEAIDRLDVSTAGVGIVAVDEPRTRAAVVRLIDAGLRVVTIASDLPSTPRANYVGIDNRIAGRTAGLLMGAMLRRVPATIGLFLGSRRYRGHDEREAGFRSVLAERFPGVVVAEVLEIEDDSQRGYQSATSLLSRLPDLGGIYIAGGGRSGVIAAVTEAGRAQRPLVFCHDLTDQTRESLLDDGIDVVIDQNARLMAEQATIQLLGTLASSAPYLTKKLIEPRIITRENIPAA; from the coding sequence ATTCTTCTGCCGGTAGGGGGCAACCAGTTCCTTTCCAATCTCGCGCATCAGATCGAGGACTTTTGTCGACGCCTGCCGCTGGTTGCTTCATACCGGGTGCACAGGCTCGAGGATGCCAGGCCGCAGAGCCTTCTCGAGGCAATCGATCGCCTCGACGTCAGCACTGCCGGCGTCGGCATTGTCGCGGTGGACGAACCGCGCACGCGTGCCGCCGTCGTTCGCCTGATCGATGCCGGATTGAGGGTCGTCACCATCGCATCCGACCTGCCGTCGACGCCGCGCGCCAACTACGTCGGGATCGACAACCGGATCGCAGGGCGCACGGCGGGTTTGCTGATGGGCGCGATGTTGCGGCGGGTGCCGGCAACAATCGGACTTTTTCTCGGTTCGCGTCGGTATCGCGGCCATGACGAGCGCGAGGCCGGCTTCCGCTCCGTCCTGGCCGAGCGCTTTCCCGGTGTCGTCGTTGCAGAGGTGCTGGAGATCGAAGACGATTCGCAGCGGGGTTATCAGAGCGCGACGAGCCTCTTGTCCCGGCTTCCCGACCTTGGCGGTATCTACATTGCCGGCGGGGGCCGCTCCGGGGTTATCGCGGCGGTAACGGAGGCTGGACGCGCCCAGCGCCCGCTGGTTTTTTGCCACGATCTGACGGACCAGACGCGGGAATCGCTGCTCGACGACGGCATCGATGTCGTGATCGATCAGAATGCCCGCCTGATGGCCGAGCAGGCGACGATACAGTTGCTGGGCACTCTTGCTTCCTCCGCGCCATATCTAACGAAGAAGCTGATCGAGCCACGGATCATCACGCGTGAAAACATTCCCGCCGCCTGA
- a CDS encoding LacI family DNA-binding transcriptional regulator, with translation MGATIKEVAELAGVSTATVDRVINGRQGVKASNRHRVLEAAARLGYLPETGDLAMPARPARLEFFCR, from the coding sequence GTGGGAGCGACCATAAAGGAAGTTGCCGAACTGGCTGGAGTATCCACTGCGACTGTGGACAGGGTCATCAATGGCCGGCAGGGTGTTAAGGCGTCCAACCGTCATCGTGTGCTGGAGGCGGCGGCGCGGCTCGGCTATCTGCCGGAGACCGGAGACCTGGCCATGCCGGCGAGGCCGGCGCGACTGGAATTCTTCTGCCGGTAG
- a CDS encoding SDR family NAD(P)-dependent oxidoreductase gives MSGLQGKRILVTGAAGGLGTALTRTLVEAGAELVGVVKTEADSRRLLEAAPGGHARAIVADLAHASTLTERLEAEIAAHGPVYGIVNNAAVYPKARLDALDVGEMISVLSVNAVAAAAVVQACLPGMKELGQGRIVNVASITFDTGMEELGAYVASKGALIGLTRVWARELGSYGVTVNAVAPGAFRTDAEKIHPDPEGYSRFVMSRQALKRRGEPEEFADLVSFLLSKRAAFITGQTIRIDGGWVTH, from the coding sequence ATGAGCGGATTGCAAGGCAAGCGCATTCTCGTGACGGGCGCCGCCGGTGGGTTGGGAACGGCTCTCACCCGCACGCTGGTGGAGGCCGGTGCCGAACTTGTCGGGGTCGTCAAGACAGAGGCCGACAGCCGGCGTCTTTTGGAAGCCGCGCCCGGCGGGCATGCTCGGGCCATCGTTGCCGATCTTGCCCACGCCTCCACCCTCACGGAACGGCTGGAAGCCGAAATTGCAGCACATGGGCCTGTCTATGGCATCGTCAACAATGCGGCGGTCTATCCGAAGGCCAGACTTGATGCTCTGGACGTGGGAGAAATGATCTCGGTGCTTTCGGTCAATGCGGTAGCCGCGGCCGCGGTGGTGCAGGCCTGCCTGCCGGGCATGAAGGAGCTTGGCCAAGGACGCATCGTCAACGTGGCCTCGATCACGTTCGACACGGGCATGGAAGAGCTTGGCGCCTACGTCGCCTCCAAAGGTGCGCTGATCGGCTTGACGAGGGTATGGGCCCGCGAACTCGGTTCTTACGGCGTGACGGTCAACGCCGTCGCCCCCGGCGCGTTCCGCACCGATGCCGAGAAAATACATCCCGATCCCGAGGGATACAGCCGCTTCGTCATGTCCCGTCAGGCGTTGAAGCGCAGGGGCGAGCCGGAGGAGTTCGCCGATCTCGTCAGTTTTCTCCTGAGCAAGCGAGCGGCCTTCATCACCGGACAGACGATCCGAATCGATGGCGGCTGGGTAACCCACTGA
- a CDS encoding substrate-binding domain-containing protein has product MKRILAAVALTFMVSSASAQEERTFYLISHGAESDPFWISWNAGAQSTCKQLRVTCNISFSNGDFAIQKEAFNAAIASAPDGIAVTSAQPGLWTQEVPLAQKNGIPVVFFNSDDPSTGRNAYVGADLKLAGSIWAQYLVDKGLVKAGDKVFLPVEVPGASYQQLETSGIAAVFDPLGIKYDVVDTGADPAGVIQRMSEYMIANDVDAMIGLGDLVMSNAQRVMENVNMAPGDIPVVGWGNSRETAMAVKAGYVAAALWQYPVDQGSLPVFLLNSAASGNPIGYDISTLQLYDNDTVGPILEQYK; this is encoded by the coding sequence ATGAAGCGCATTCTTGCTGCCGTGGCGCTGACCTTCATGGTCTCGTCTGCCTCCGCTCAGGAGGAGCGGACCTTTTATCTCATTTCGCATGGTGCGGAGTCCGATCCGTTCTGGATCTCGTGGAATGCGGGGGCGCAGTCGACATGCAAACAGCTTCGCGTTACCTGCAACATCTCCTTCTCCAACGGCGATTTCGCCATTCAGAAAGAAGCCTTCAACGCCGCCATCGCCTCGGCACCGGACGGGATTGCCGTCACCTCGGCGCAGCCGGGTCTCTGGACGCAGGAAGTTCCGCTCGCTCAGAAAAACGGCATCCCGGTTGTTTTCTTCAACAGTGACGACCCCTCCACCGGCCGCAACGCCTATGTCGGCGCGGATCTGAAACTGGCGGGAAGCATCTGGGCGCAATATCTGGTGGACAAAGGCCTCGTCAAAGCCGGCGACAAGGTGTTCCTGCCCGTCGAGGTTCCCGGCGCAAGCTATCAGCAACTCGAGACCTCCGGAATTGCCGCCGTTTTCGACCCACTGGGGATCAAATATGACGTCGTTGATACGGGAGCCGATCCGGCCGGGGTCATACAGCGGATGTCGGAATACATGATCGCCAACGACGTCGATGCGATGATCGGTCTTGGCGACCTGGTGATGTCGAATGCGCAGCGCGTCATGGAAAATGTCAACATGGCACCGGGCGACATTCCGGTGGTCGGATGGGGCAATTCGCGCGAAACGGCGATGGCGGTCAAGGCCGGCTATGTCGCGGCTGCGCTTTGGCAATATCCGGTCGATCAGGGCAGCCTGCCCGTCTTTCTGTTGAATTCAGCCGCCTCCGGAAACCCGATCGGCTATGACATTTCCACGCTCCAACTCTACGACAACGATACCGTCGGCCCGATCCTGGAGCAGTACAAATGA
- a CDS encoding ABC transporter permease, producing the protein MKMPRPSLRRMFEKPEAASFLILLMAVVFFAISNDRFLHPLNLTNFLAFLPELGIIALAMTLLLTAGEFDLSVGAVFAFCPVVTLLITQHAGLPMEISLLIALCLTAFIGLANGLFVTRLAISSFLVTLSMLLIVRGSTLFATQGFPLDSLTSESFLRPLLVGTIEIGSVRIHASLLWFIALAALFHYILNRSQIGNWVSAIGSNRNAALARGVPVNAVKTGLFITVSLMAGLAGMISSLRISSASPVAGDQYELEVIAMVVVGGTALTGGRGTIIGTVVGVLLIRIIRNGIVLLGVPGLAFNIFVGAIILTMLIVHGAISRNTSRS; encoded by the coding sequence ATGAAAATGCCGCGCCCAAGCCTGCGGCGGATGTTCGAAAAGCCCGAAGCCGCCTCGTTCCTTATTCTTCTCATGGCGGTCGTGTTCTTCGCGATATCGAACGACCGTTTCCTTCATCCGCTCAATCTGACCAATTTCCTCGCGTTTCTTCCGGAGCTGGGGATCATCGCTCTCGCCATGACGCTGCTGCTGACAGCAGGCGAATTCGACCTTTCGGTCGGCGCGGTCTTTGCCTTCTGCCCGGTCGTGACGCTCCTGATCACGCAGCACGCCGGTCTTCCGATGGAAATTTCGCTCCTGATCGCGTTGTGCCTGACCGCATTTATCGGTCTGGCGAACGGTCTTTTCGTCACGCGACTGGCGATTTCGTCCTTCCTCGTAACGCTGTCGATGCTGCTGATCGTGCGCGGGAGCACGCTTTTCGCCACTCAGGGCTTTCCCTTGGACAGCCTGACCAGCGAAAGCTTCCTACGCCCCCTCCTGGTAGGGACAATCGAAATCGGCAGCGTGCGGATCCATGCCTCGCTCCTGTGGTTCATCGCCCTGGCCGCCCTGTTCCACTACATCCTGAACAGATCGCAGATCGGCAACTGGGTCTCGGCCATCGGCTCGAACAGGAACGCTGCGCTGGCGCGGGGTGTGCCGGTCAATGCAGTCAAGACCGGGCTTTTCATTACCGTATCGCTGATGGCGGGCCTGGCCGGCATGATCAGCTCGCTACGCATCTCCTCGGCCTCGCCGGTCGCCGGCGATCAATACGAGCTTGAAGTCATAGCCATGGTGGTCGTCGGCGGTACCGCCCTGACGGGCGGGCGCGGCACGATCATCGGCACTGTCGTTGGCGTGCTTCTGATCCGCATCATCCGCAACGGCATCGTGCTTCTGGGTGTGCCGGGCCTGGCCTTCAACATCTTCGTGGGCGCCATCATTCTCACCATGCTCATCGTTCACGGCGCAATCAGCCGCAACACATCGAGGAGCTGA
- a CDS encoding ATP-binding cassette domain-containing protein yields the protein MSKPILEIDGLTKSFGSVQALRGATFHVNEGEVVALLGDNGAGKSTLIKAISGVYPADGGTIRLNGRQVTVRKPRDAMELGIETIHQDSSLAPHLSIARNLFLGREPVRQSWLGLFAPIDMKSINGQATDLLRRVGITKKLSADAPVSYLSGGERQSISISRAMQFFAKIIILDEPTNNLGVEETHGVLRFIKEVREAGHSLIYITHNIHHVFEVCDRAVIMRQGEVIANVRMADSDVLTVEGIITGADLTKFVKGHNPGGQAMGETNA from the coding sequence ATGTCAAAACCCATTCTCGAAATCGACGGGCTGACGAAATCGTTCGGCAGCGTGCAGGCCCTGCGTGGCGCCACCTTTCATGTCAACGAAGGCGAAGTCGTCGCCCTGCTCGGCGACAATGGCGCCGGCAAATCCACGCTCATCAAGGCGATCTCCGGCGTTTATCCGGCCGATGGCGGTACGATACGCCTGAACGGCAGGCAAGTGACCGTTCGCAAACCGCGCGATGCGATGGAATTGGGCATCGAAACGATCCATCAGGACAGTTCGCTTGCCCCGCATCTGTCGATCGCACGCAACCTGTTCCTGGGGCGCGAGCCTGTCCGCCAAAGCTGGCTTGGACTTTTCGCGCCGATAGACATGAAGTCGATCAACGGCCAGGCGACGGATCTTCTGAGGCGCGTCGGCATCACCAAGAAGCTTAGCGCAGATGCGCCGGTATCGTACCTGTCGGGGGGCGAACGGCAATCGATCTCGATCAGCCGGGCAATGCAGTTCTTCGCCAAAATCATCATCCTGGACGAGCCGACCAACAATCTGGGCGTGGAGGAAACCCATGGCGTGCTCCGATTCATAAAAGAGGTGCGCGAGGCAGGCCATTCGCTGATCTATATCACCCACAACATCCACCACGTCTTCGAGGTATGCGACCGGGCCGTGATCATGCGCCAGGGCGAGGTCATCGCCAATGTGCGGATGGCCGACAGCGACGTCCTGACCGTCGAAGGGATCATTACCGGCGCGGATCTAACGAAATTCGTCAAGGGACATAACCCGGGGGGACAAGCCATGGGAGAGACGAATGCCTGA